From Syntrophaceae bacterium, one genomic window encodes:
- a CDS encoding OmpA family protein, with translation MLSLFLKISSFLMVILLLAGCAAQKSITSSNVTTLNSELNSGQPAQKITIAEKPAVVPLSQPDEVEKEVKPAKETGSATEQTPVSIAEPMPEMVSISLNVEFDTGRANIKPKFHNDIRRIADFMNKYSSTSAVIEGHTDNIGKKVVNVELSLLRATTIKAYLVDKFGIVSSRIKVVGYDYQKPIASNKTVEGRQKNRRGEAHIVADGIQNKVYSFFEDSDLPKGGFPIVNQEYIDEKIKSFKELQGDASYSSKAVKGTALEIYAMWGGIFSHCAIRIKTNPDSFYQLELQSLPDLKKAGMTDFRKIGAAISLFGATENQFDVVEFTDKDERTKLDNFEPHYATMPICIGKKATRKRSQWYRACLSHYARSYNPENARKAGNQTKVFDYNPTIHNCCNFAEEALEACGLANCFDLGKSTGLHHKTGSLEE, from the coding sequence ATGTTAAGCCTGTTCTTAAAAATTTCTTCTTTTTTAATGGTAATTTTATTACTTGCCGGTTGTGCTGCACAGAAATCCATAACCTCCTCGAACGTCACAACGTTGAATTCAGAATTGAATTCAGGCCAGCCTGCCCAGAAGATCACCATAGCCGAAAAACCGGCAGTTGTTCCCCTATCCCAACCTGATGAGGTTGAAAAAGAAGTGAAACCTGCAAAAGAAACTGGCTCAGCAACAGAGCAGACACCCGTTTCCATAGCGGAACCTATGCCAGAAATGGTTTCCATTTCACTGAATGTAGAATTTGACACCGGTAGAGCAAACATCAAACCAAAATTTCACAATGACATCAGGAGAATTGCCGATTTTATGAATAAATATTCCTCAACGTCGGCGGTCATAGAAGGACATACAGACAATATTGGCAAAAAAGTGGTCAATGTTGAACTATCCCTGCTTCGTGCCACTACAATAAAAGCATATCTTGTTGACAAGTTTGGTATCGTCAGTTCTCGCATCAAAGTGGTTGGTTATGATTACCAAAAACCCATTGCAAGCAACAAGACGGTGGAAGGAAGACAAAAAAACCGTAGAGGTGAAGCGCATATTGTAGCGGATGGAATCCAGAATAAAGTATACTCTTTTTTTGAAGATTCAGATCTACCAAAAGGAGGTTTTCCTATAGTTAATCAAGAATATATTGATGAGAAAATCAAATCATTCAAGGAATTACAGGGGGATGCATCTTATTCTTCAAAGGCAGTTAAAGGGACGGCACTGGAAATTTATGCAATGTGGGGAGGGATCTTTTCTCACTGTGCCATTCGAATCAAAACAAATCCAGATTCATTTTATCAGCTTGAGTTGCAATCTTTGCCAGATTTAAAAAAAGCCGGCATGACAGATTTTCGAAAAATTGGGGCGGCGATAAGTTTATTCGGTGCGACTGAAAATCAGTTTGATGTTGTAGAATTTACCGACAAGGATGAACGAACAAAATTGGATAATTTTGAACCCCATTATGCAACCATGCCAATATGTATTGGCAAAAAAGCGACTAGGAAAAGATCTCAATGGTATAGAGCTTGCCTGAGTCACTATGCCAGAAGTTACAATCCCGAAAATGCGCGAAAAGCCGGTAATCAAACAAAAGTATTCGACTATAATCCGACGATCCACAATTGCTGTAACTTCGCAGAAGAGGCTTTAGAAGCTTGCGGACTCGCAAATTGTTTCGATTTGGGAAAAAGCACAGGGCTTCATCACAAAACTGGCTCGCTTGAAGAATAA
- a CDS encoding Spy/CpxP family protein refolding chaperone, producing the protein MKRKVYRVAFSATLVVAMVAFLSTIFFVNANSSFAASVKKKSSALGRTSAVEYTEAQIKQLQGALKITAAQEELWKNLTQVMRENAKDMDALTKDRREQTSTMNAVERMKFHKQITQTHLDQQNKLIPPFEALYASMSDEQKESTDTIFRTGKHGRSKRK; encoded by the coding sequence ATGAAACGAAAAGTTTATCGGGTTGCTTTTTCAGCTACGCTCGTTGTTGCAATGGTGGCGTTTCTATCCACGATTTTTTTCGTCAATGCAAATTCTTCTTTTGCGGCCTCTGTGAAGAAGAAATCGTCAGCATTGGGTAGAACCTCTGCTGTCGAGTATACGGAGGCGCAGATCAAACAGCTTCAAGGCGCATTAAAGATCACCGCAGCCCAGGAAGAATTGTGGAAGAACCTTACTCAGGTGATGCGGGAAAACGCGAAAGACATGGACGCCCTGACCAAGGACAGGAGAGAACAAACCAGCACCATGAACGCTGTTGAGCGGATGAAATTTCACAAACAAATTACACAAACCCATTTAGATCAACAGAACAAGCTTATCCCTCCTTTTGAGGCGCTCTATGCCAGTATGTCGGATGAACAGAAAGAGAGTACCGACACAATATTCCGGACAGGGAAACATGGAAGAAGCAAGAGGAAATGA
- a CDS encoding YtxH domain-containing protein, which yields MAANDWLKGLLVGGIIGAVLGILYAPKSGKETREDISKSAEELCYKSKEKYEWAIQKIEKLVDEGKDKFATKKGGLKKVIDEDMETIK from the coding sequence ATGGCAGCAAACGATTGGCTCAAAGGATTGTTGGTAGGTGGCATAATCGGGGCGGTTCTCGGGATTCTCTACGCCCCGAAAAGCGGGAAAGAGACACGGGAAGATATATCGAAATCCGCCGAGGAATTGTGCTATAAGAGCAAGGAGAAGTATGAGTGGGCAATTCAGAAAATAGAGAAACTGGTGGATGAGGGAAAGGATAAATTCGCGACGAAAAAGGGGGGGCTGAAGAAGGTCATTGATGAGGACATGGAAACCATCAAGTGA
- a CDS encoding antibiotic biosynthesis monooxygenase, with the protein MILVIIRMKVLPNKRMELSQTFPSLSDSIRMEKGCQRCDFCQHITDENGLFLLEEWDTQENLKNHLKSDNFQVLRGAENLLAEPYTMTFHNLIHPVGMEDN; encoded by the coding sequence ATGATCCTCGTAATCATACGAATGAAGGTGCTTCCTAATAAGCGTATGGAGTTGTCACAGACATTTCCATCACTGTCCGATTCCATCAGGATGGAGAAGGGATGTCAGCGCTGCGACTTCTGCCAGCATATTACGGATGAAAATGGGCTCTTTCTTCTAGAAGAATGGGACACTCAGGAGAACCTTAAGAACCACCTGAAATCGGATAATTTTCAAGTACTCAGGGGGGCAGAGAACCTCCTCGCGGAACCCTATACGATGACATTCCACAACCTTATTCATCCAGTGGGAATGGAGGACAATTAG
- a CDS encoding BON domain-containing protein — MKKRNVVIHVLVILMLMATFATYSLAGTSESAGNYIDDTVITTKVKSLLASDDFLKSFQISVESRKGIVQLSGFVDSQKAVDKAGQIARSVEGVNSVRNDLIVK, encoded by the coding sequence ATGAAAAAGAGAAACGTCGTTATCCACGTACTCGTGATTCTTATGCTGATGGCCACCTTTGCTACCTATTCGTTGGCGGGGACGAGCGAAAGTGCAGGCAACTACATTGATGATACGGTCATCACGACCAAGGTAAAATCTCTGCTCGCAAGTGATGATTTTCTCAAATCATTTCAGATCAGTGTGGAATCACGCAAAGGCATCGTCCAGTTGAGCGGCTTCGTTGATTCTCAAAAGGCTGTCGATAAGGCGGGCCAAATCGCACGCAGCGTTGAAGGGGTCAATTCCGTCAGAAATGATCTCATCGTGAAATAG
- a CDS encoding CsbD family protein yields the protein MKASTEDQLEGKFHKIKGQFKEIAGELSDNQKLEAEGTGEKIAGQVQEKIGQVKKVWGK from the coding sequence ATGAAAGCCAGCACAGAGGACCAACTAGAAGGCAAGTTTCACAAAATAAAGGGTCAGTTCAAGGAAATCGCCGGGGAACTGAGCGATAATCAAAAGTTGGAAGCTGAAGGAACCGGTGAAAAGATCGCCGGCCAGGTCCAGGAAAAGATCGGTCAGGTTAAGAAGGTTTGGGGGAAGTAA
- a CDS encoding BON domain-containing protein, with protein MRVISSMFLMLVTVAMLALSVPAFASEMDNRIESTARRSYVFRTYLQADDIKVKSMDGIVALTGTVSEESHKSLAQETIAGLPGVKSVDNRLEVKGAAPTANSDAWIRDKVKATLLFHRSVIGSKTEINVKDGIVTLGGEATSQAQKDLTTEYVKDVEGVKDVSNEMTVIRTSTKTRTVGEKIDDASITAQVKMTLLYHRSTSALHTSVTTKRGVVTLSGKASNAAELNLATRFANDVNGVKAVKNQMTIE; from the coding sequence ATGAGAGTAATATCTTCAATGTTTCTAATGTTGGTGACGGTGGCTATGCTGGCACTCAGTGTGCCTGCGTTCGCATCCGAGATGGATAACCGAATCGAATCAACCGCCAGAAGGTCGTATGTGTTCAGGACCTACCTTCAGGCTGATGATATCAAAGTCAAGTCCATGGATGGTATTGTTGCCTTAACGGGAACTGTCTCTGAAGAATCCCACAAATCATTGGCCCAGGAGACCATTGCGGGGCTGCCCGGCGTCAAAAGCGTGGACAACAGGCTGGAGGTCAAGGGTGCCGCCCCCACCGCAAACTCGGATGCGTGGATCCGGGATAAAGTGAAGGCCACGCTCTTGTTTCATCGCAGTGTGATCGGCTCTAAAACGGAAATTAACGTGAAAGATGGAATTGTTACCTTGGGGGGTGAAGCGACCAGCCAGGCGCAAAAGGATCTGACAACCGAATACGTCAAGGATGTCGAAGGGGTGAAAGACGTAAGTAATGAGATGACCGTGATAAGGACTTCTACAAAGACGCGAACTGTCGGCGAAAAGATTGATGACGCTTCAATTACAGCCCAGGTCAAGATGACGTTGTTATATCACCGCTCGACAAGTGCACTGCATACCTCGGTCACCACGAAGAGGGGTGTGGTTACATTGAGTGGCAAAGCCAGCAACGCAGCAGAATTGAACTTGGCCACCAGATTCGCCAACGATGTGAACGGCGTGAAGGCTGTAAAAAACCAGATGACCATCGAGTAG